The Chitinivibrionales bacterium region GAGACTTATCAAAAAGCCCTTCCTTGTCGAGTTTCTTTTTAAGCTTTTCAAAGGCCGCAAACAAGGCCCCTAGTCCCGAGGGCTGCATGCGGTGAATCTCGAGTTGATACCGTCCGGCTTTCTGATATACCCGGATCGATGCTATTGCCATAATCTCGATACCGTCCTCTGCATCGAATTTCAACTGCATCGAAGTAGACCGCCACATCACACAGGAAATCTGGCTGTTGGCGTCTTTCAGGGTAAAGTAGCAGTGGCCGGATGATGCCCGTTTTAAATTAGAAATTTCACCTTCCACCCATAGGAGCGTATTGCCACTGTCGATTATCCGGGCAATACCGTTGTTGATTTCACTCACCGTGTAGGGACGGTCGCTCTGCTGAGGGGTAAGAAAGGTCGGAGGCAAAGAATTCATTTGAAAATGATCCGTTCGGATATCCGGGAGATCGAGGTCGCCTTGCCGGTACTATCGTCGATATCCATCAGGACTGCATTCAGGGAAGGGCCGGCATTCGAGGGCTCAAATCTTGCCGATGTCTGAAAAATAAACTTTTTGATAACAGGTTCGGGTTTCATACCGATACAGGAATCTGCCGGACCGGTCATACCGACATCGGTAAGATACGCCGTGCCTTCAGGTGAAATGAACTCATCGGCAGTCTGAATATGGGTATGAGTTCCGATAAGGGCGCTTATTCTGCCGTCAAGATAATAGAACAGCGCTTTCTTTTCACTGCTCGCTTCAGCATGAAAATCGATAAAGATGCTTTTAGTGTCCTTTGCCAGAAAAGCTACCGCCTGGTCGGCAGTGCGAAAAGGGCAGTCGGTTATCTCGTGGAGAAATGTGCGGCCTTGAAGGTTTATTATCCCGATATTTCTGCTGTCTTTGAGAGTGTAAAGCGCGATCCCCTTTCCCACATTTCCCGGGGGGAAATTATGGGGCCGGAGCACAAAATCATCATTTTCGAGATTAGGATAGCAGTCCTGATTCGAAAAAATATGATTGCCGCCGGTTATGACCTGAACACCATATTTCCGGAATTTTTTGATAATGTTATTGGTAAGTCCTCCGCCGCCGGCGGCGTTCTCTCCATTGGCAATACACAGTTCAACCGCCTTCTCCTCGACAAGAGAAGAAAGCCGCTCGGCTAGTACCCGGCGGCCTGTAGTCCCAAAGATATCACCAATAAAAAGAATTCTCATGCCAGGCTCTTATTTCGCATATTCGGTGTACCGGTTTTCACGGATTACCGTGACTTTGATCTGACCGGGATATTCCATATCGTCATGGATTTTCTGCGAAATCTGACCAGCCATCTCTTCAGACTGAGCATCGGTAACATTCTGTGGCTCGACCATGACTCTGATTTCACGGCCAGCCTGAATAACATAGGATTTGCTCACACCCCTGAAAGAGTCGGCAATCTCTTCGAGTTTGGTCAGGCGGTTGATATAATTGGTAAGCGTCTCTCTTCTGACTCCCGGACGAGTGCTGGAGATCGTATCGGCTGCCTGAGTAAGAATCGGATAAAGAGAAATCGGTGGAACATCTTCATGATGCGCAGCAATGGCATTGCAGATAATCTCGTTTTCCCCATTTTTTGCGGCAATTTCGGCGCCTAATTCGGAATGGGTTCCTTCAACTTCCCGGTCGATTGCCTTACCGATGTCATGAAGTAACCCGGCTCTGATAGCAATCTTTGTATCCATTTTTAATTCTCCGGCCATTAAACCCGCCAAAATCGCGACCTCTTTGGCATGCTGCAAAACATTCTGACCATAGGATGCCCTGTATTTAAGCCTTCCAAGGAGTTCGACGATCCGGGGTTTGATCCCGTGAACACCCAGATCGAAAATCACCTCTTCAGCAGCTTCCTTCATCTTTTTCTCAAGCTCTTTTTCGCTCTTCTTAATGAGTTCTTCGATACGTCCCGGATGAATCCGGCCGTCAACGATGAGCTTCTCAAGGGCAATTCTCGCAACTTCACGCTTGATCGGATCGAATCCGGAAAGAATCACCGCTTCAGGGGTATCATCAACGATAACATCGATACCAGTGGCTTCT contains the following coding sequences:
- a CDS encoding TIGR00282 family metallophosphoesterase; translated protein: MRILFIGDIFGTTGRRVLAERLSSLVEEKAVELCIANGENAAGGGGLTNNIIKKFRKYGVQVITGGNHIFSNQDCYPNLENDDFVLRPHNFPPGNVGKGIALYTLKDSRNIGIINLQGRTFLHEITDCPFRTADQAVAFLAKDTKSIFIDFHAEASSEKKALFYYLDGRISALIGTHTHIQTADEFISPEGTAYLTDVGMTGPADSCIGMKPEPVIKKFIFQTSARFEPSNAGPSLNAVLMDIDDSTGKATSISRISERIIFK
- the rny gene encoding ribonuclease Y, producing the protein LNSKETTLRTKDNELTRLISLENEKLEKISQTTMSEAKKMLLENLEGQVRYENAQMIKEMKDKAREEAERESKEIILQSIQRSAADTTVESTVSVVHLPNDEMKGRIIGREGRNIRSFEEATGIDVIVDDTPEAVILSGFDPIKREVARIALEKLIVDGRIHPGRIEELIKKSEKELEKKMKEAAEEVIFDLGVHGIKPRIVELLGRLKYRASYGQNVLQHAKEVAILAGLMAGELKMDTKIAIRAGLLHDIGKAIDREVEGTHSELGAEIAAKNGENEIICNAIAAHHEDVPPISLYPILTQAADTISSTRPGVRRETLTNYINRLTKLEEIADSFRGVSKSYVIQAGREIRVMVEPQNVTDAQSEEMAGQISQKIHDDMEYPGQIKVTVIRENRYTEYAK